In Janthinobacterium sp. 67, a genomic segment contains:
- a CDS encoding DUF7946 domain-containing protein codes for MSVQVSKIPPSIDNVMQCTLHWRKIIKFKPIASDSASNNRLSMSMAICEENVAEKDISALIRIEGGIADEGKIDIYDAAGFINGLARSINIVTHAFANDEHIRKQAQAAHGSHSFLHSSIKGCFEERIDVVFDAKTVVKIGHSVIANNFWDYLTWCWAIAAGQEYDPTTSFVKKIKQKDEDFVFEMGDALETAMQGLHKSIARDRSMVMYLSRPRVGDVLKLDATSLDYVTTREEQVETGYILGNVTRYSVISDLGRLYSDNDNRIISFRFADSEESRLKGLAIDSMRSKVDGEAGKLHFKVSKVVSAQGVVKRYIVHDILKAT; via the coding sequence ATGAGCGTGCAAGTCTCAAAAATTCCTCCATCAATAGACAATGTGATGCAATGCACATTACACTGGAGAAAAATTATCAAATTTAAACCTATTGCTTCCGACTCTGCATCGAACAATAGGTTATCCATGAGCATGGCTATCTGTGAGGAAAATGTGGCAGAAAAAGATATCAGTGCGTTGATTCGCATCGAAGGTGGAATCGCTGATGAAGGGAAAATTGACATCTATGATGCTGCTGGGTTCATCAACGGTTTGGCGAGGTCCATCAACATTGTTACTCATGCTTTTGCCAATGATGAGCATATTCGAAAGCAAGCACAAGCTGCACATGGGTCGCACTCATTTCTTCACTCCTCAATAAAAGGCTGCTTTGAGGAAAGAATCGATGTGGTTTTCGATGCAAAGACCGTAGTAAAAATCGGCCATAGTGTCATAGCTAACAATTTTTGGGATTACCTTACTTGGTGTTGGGCGATTGCGGCAGGCCAAGAATACGATCCAACAACATCGTTTGTTAAAAAAATCAAGCAAAAAGACGAAGATTTTGTTTTTGAAATGGGTGATGCGCTAGAGACCGCAATGCAGGGACTTCATAAATCGATTGCTCGTGATCGAAGCATGGTGATGTACTTAAGCCGCCCTAGAGTAGGTGATGTACTTAAGCTTGACGCAACGAGTTTGGACTATGTTACGACGCGCGAAGAGCAAGTGGAAACTGGCTACATTCTCGGCAACGTAACACGCTACAGTGTGATCAGCGACCTTGGCCGATTGTACTCAGATAACGATAATAGAATTATTTCTTTTAGGTTCGCCGACTCTGAAGAGTCTCGACTAAAAGGTCTCGCAATTGACTCAATGCGCTCAAAAGTTGATGGCGAAGCAGGGAAATTACACTTTAAGGTCTCGAAGGTAGTCAGTGCGCAAGGTGTCGTGAAGAGGTACATTGTTCATGACATTTTGAAAGCTACTTAA
- a CDS encoding helix-turn-helix transcriptional regulator: MISNALKVIRQYHNLTQTNLAGKLSISTSYLSELESGKKEPSLEILHRYSQVFGVPLSSLVVFSETLDGTQSASKARAFISKKMLKVLEWIADTDEAKSKEAKAIRA; the protein is encoded by the coding sequence ATGATCAGTAATGCGCTTAAGGTCATACGCCAGTATCATAATCTCACACAAACAAATCTTGCTGGAAAGCTCTCTATTTCTACATCTTATTTGTCAGAACTAGAATCCGGAAAGAAAGAACCAAGCTTAGAAATATTGCATAGGTACTCACAAGTATTTGGTGTTCCGCTTTCGTCTCTTGTTGTTTTTTCGGAAACTCTGGACGGGACTCAAAGCGCTAGCAAAGCACGGGCTTTCATTTCGAAAAAAATGTTAAAAGTACTTGAATGGATTGCAGATACTGATGAAGCCAAGTCCAAGGAAGCCAAAGCAATACGAGCTTGA
- a CDS encoding reverse transcriptase family protein, with the protein MKPSPRKPKQYELEQSPLYKLSSKRKLAELLQVDLVTLGVTELAKLTSNYRIFVHCETGRFITEPVGTLIPVHKRLLSLFSRVVPRDYIHSATKKRSYKTNAEKHIGNQNILKIDIKKFFPSVRFCYVHNFFANTLKCSPDLATILAKLCTVRTKKHGVHLPTGSCISPILSFLANRDLFDRIEKLCIEADCTFTLYVDDVTISGPNATRALLTRIAMEIHKNGYGYHKIKTYHAVPAMVTGLIVTEGRLILPHARCQKIRQYAEALECSVGGQIREKLLASLVGRLSEAEQIDAKYRTARQDVLKRYAVDWGRVMALRIASAKHRARKTASVNKPSTTLLDQQGDTVRSITASS; encoded by the coding sequence ATGAAGCCAAGTCCAAGGAAGCCAAAGCAATACGAGCTTGAACAATCTCCACTTTACAAACTGTCAAGCAAACGCAAGTTAGCGGAACTATTACAGGTCGACTTAGTTACTTTGGGAGTTACGGAACTTGCAAAGTTAACATCCAATTATAGGATTTTTGTTCACTGTGAGACAGGGCGATTTATTACGGAACCTGTAGGTACGCTAATTCCTGTCCACAAGCGGCTATTGAGCCTTTTTTCACGAGTTGTGCCAAGGGATTATATTCACTCGGCCACAAAAAAAAGGTCATATAAGACTAATGCCGAGAAGCACATTGGCAATCAGAATATTCTTAAGATCGATATTAAGAAGTTTTTTCCCTCAGTACGATTTTGTTACGTCCACAATTTTTTTGCCAATACGTTGAAATGCTCGCCTGACCTCGCGACCATTCTTGCCAAGCTGTGTACTGTTCGAACCAAAAAGCATGGCGTACATCTCCCTACCGGAAGTTGCATTAGCCCCATTCTTTCATTTTTAGCAAATCGCGATTTATTTGACCGTATTGAGAAACTTTGTATAGAGGCGGATTGTACATTCACGTTATATGTCGATGATGTTACGATTTCTGGTCCTAACGCAACACGAGCCTTGCTAACCAGAATTGCGATGGAAATTCATAAGAACGGCTACGGATATCACAAAATCAAGACTTATCACGCCGTACCAGCAATGGTCACAGGGCTGATTGTGACGGAAGGGCGCCTTATCCTACCGCATGCCAGGTGTCAGAAAATTCGTCAATACGCCGAGGCACTAGAGTGTTCTGTCGGTGGCCAAATACGAGAAAAGTTGTTAGCGAGCCTTGTGGGCCGGTTGTCGGAAGCAGAACAGATCGATGCGAAGTACCGTACTGCACGCCAGGATGTCTTGAAGCGATATGCTGTCGATTGGGGCCGTGTCATGGCGCTTCGAATAGCAAGCGCAAAACATCGCGCTCGCAAGACAGCTAGTGTCAACAAACCGTCAACGACACTGTTAGATCAACAAGGCGATACTGTTAGGTCAATCACTGCAAGTTCTTGA
- a CDS encoding dodecin has protein sequence MSAHTYKLIELVGTSTESSDQAIRDAIAKAALTVKHMDWYEVTESRGHIVDGKVAHFQVTLKVGFRLE, from the coding sequence ATGTCCGCACACACTTACAAGCTGATCGAACTGGTGGGAACTTCGACCGAGAGCAGCGATCAGGCGATACGCGATGCCATTGCCAAGGCGGCGCTGACGGTCAAGCATATGGACTGGTATGAAGTGACGGAGTCGCGCGGCCATATCGTCGATGGCAAGGTGGCGCATTTCCAGGTCACGCTCAAGGTCGGCTTCCGGCTCGAATAA